A part of Melittangium boletus DSM 14713 genomic DNA contains:
- a CDS encoding VIT domain-containing protein — translation MHDEKTGLYTRGGAQVALQGVDVTGELLGGHARVRVRQRYRNTERAPIEAVYVFPLPSDATLTAFSLECAGRHVRAIIQEREKAFQTYDDAVTAGHGAALLDQERPNVFTAQVGNLLPGEETIVEVEFLQAIQVEEGCVRWALPTLVAPRYIPGTPSGDRTAPGTAEPTHRVPDADRITPPVGDARYGLTLELLVSLGREVVVESPSHTLGLSRTDNGTRVTLTQPHVALDRDLVLNIRSPDTSAPFTPLVAHRRGEEPGTFALTVVPDLLGMAQAPKRQEVVFVVDVSGSMEGASLPQAQGALRLCLRHLREGDRFNVIAFSNSFRLFSPEPVTFTQRTLEQADSWVAALRADGGTELLEPLRAAVRSAPDGVVVLLTDGQVGNEAEILQAVLATRQSARLYSFGIGTNVSDVLLKDLARQTGGAVEFIHPGERIDDKVVAQFSRALPPRVTNVEVRFEGVEALELAPAEPPPLVDGTPWSLLGRYATPGKGTVVLKGRAGAETFSLSIPVDFPAVSERPAVEKLWAAERIRGWQDAALVGRRAEALRGRIIQLALAHGLVTPYTSFVVVEERTGERRASGQPETRVIPVHAPAGWAMFGQAPVEREAAPQMARGKPMAPGMGVSRARAPAPMASGAMPPPPAPAAPAPAAPAPARALLKKESKKLSAREEVLAVEEAADELRRVLHEASDASRDEPALEEGGVALLGQQLASGLWAGQGVGTEPVRQARATALALLELLRQGITSTHPLHGAQVKKAVEALLALMPSLDKASDVAELALGVAWLVSAGPRTRGRISQAAKPLAGLPARLENENELRQHVDALARR, via the coding sequence CGGTCTGTATACGCGCGGTGGTGCCCAGGTGGCCCTTCAGGGCGTGGATGTCACGGGAGAACTCCTGGGAGGCCATGCCCGGGTGCGCGTCCGCCAGCGCTACCGCAACACCGAGCGCGCCCCCATCGAGGCCGTGTATGTCTTTCCGCTGCCCTCCGACGCCACCCTCACCGCCTTCTCACTCGAGTGCGCCGGCCGGCACGTGCGCGCCATCATCCAGGAGCGGGAGAAGGCCTTCCAGACCTACGACGACGCGGTGACGGCGGGCCATGGCGCCGCGCTGTTGGATCAAGAGCGGCCCAATGTCTTCACCGCCCAGGTGGGCAACCTGCTGCCCGGTGAGGAGACGATCGTGGAGGTGGAATTCCTCCAGGCCATCCAGGTGGAGGAAGGCTGCGTGCGCTGGGCCCTGCCCACCCTCGTGGCGCCCCGCTACATACCCGGCACGCCCTCCGGGGACCGCACCGCTCCGGGCACCGCCGAGCCCACCCATCGCGTGCCCGACGCCGACCGCATCACCCCGCCCGTGGGCGACGCGCGCTATGGCCTCACCCTGGAACTGCTCGTCTCGCTCGGCCGCGAGGTGGTGGTGGAAAGCCCCTCGCACACGCTGGGCCTCTCCCGTACGGACAACGGCACGCGCGTGACGCTCACCCAGCCCCACGTGGCGCTGGATCGGGATCTCGTGCTCAACATCCGGAGCCCCGACACGAGCGCGCCCTTCACGCCGCTCGTCGCCCACCGCCGGGGCGAGGAGCCGGGCACCTTCGCTCTCACCGTGGTGCCGGACCTGCTGGGCATGGCCCAGGCTCCGAAACGCCAGGAGGTGGTGTTCGTGGTGGACGTGTCGGGCTCCATGGAGGGCGCGAGCCTGCCCCAGGCCCAGGGCGCGCTCCGGCTGTGCCTGCGCCACCTGCGCGAGGGAGACCGCTTCAACGTCATCGCCTTCTCGAATTCCTTCCGCCTCTTCTCGCCCGAGCCCGTGACGTTCACGCAGCGCACGCTGGAGCAGGCGGACAGCTGGGTGGCGGCACTGCGCGCCGACGGTGGAACGGAACTGCTCGAGCCCCTGCGCGCCGCGGTGCGCTCCGCGCCGGACGGCGTGGTGGTGCTGCTCACCGATGGCCAGGTGGGCAACGAGGCGGAAATCCTCCAGGCGGTGCTGGCCACCCGCCAGTCGGCGCGTCTGTATTCCTTTGGCATCGGCACCAACGTGAGTGACGTGCTGCTCAAGGACCTGGCGCGGCAGACGGGCGGCGCGGTGGAGTTCATCCACCCCGGCGAGCGCATCGACGACAAGGTGGTGGCTCAGTTCTCCCGCGCGCTCCCGCCCCGCGTCACGAACGTGGAGGTGCGCTTCGAGGGCGTGGAGGCCCTGGAGCTGGCACCCGCCGAGCCGCCACCGCTCGTGGACGGCACGCCGTGGAGCCTCCTCGGCCGCTACGCCACGCCCGGCAAGGGCACGGTGGTGCTCAAGGGGCGCGCGGGCGCGGAGACGTTCTCGCTCTCCATCCCCGTGGACTTCCCCGCCGTGAGCGAGCGGCCCGCGGTGGAGAAGCTGTGGGCCGCCGAGCGCATCCGGGGTTGGCAGGACGCCGCGCTCGTGGGCCGTCGGGCCGAGGCCCTTCGGGGACGCATCATCCAGCTCGCGCTCGCGCACGGCCTCGTCACGCCCTACACCTCGTTCGTGGTGGTGGAGGAGCGCACCGGCGAGCGCCGCGCCTCGGGACAGCCCGAGACGCGCGTCATCCCCGTCCATGCCCCCGCGGGCTGGGCGATGTTCGGCCAGGCACCGGTCGAGCGGGAAGCCGCTCCCCAGATGGCCCGAGGCAAGCCGATGGCCCCCGGCATGGGCGTGTCTCGGGCGAGGGCTCCCGCTCCCATGGCCAGTGGAGCCATGCCGCCGCCTCCCGCGCCCGCCGCTCCCGCTCCGGCCGCTCCCGCTCCCGCGCGCGCCCTGCTGAAGAAGGAGTCCAAGAAGCTCTCGGCCAGGGAAGAGGTGCTCGCGGTCGAGGAGGCCGCGGACGAGCTGCGCCGGGTGCTCCACGAGGCCTCGGATGCCTCCCGCGATGAGCCAGCCCTGGAGGAGGGCGGCGTGGCGCTGCTCGGGCAGCAGCTCGCCAGTGGCCTGTGGGCCGGTCAGGGCGTGGGCACCGAGCCCGTGCGTCAGGCACGAGCCACCGCGCTCGCCCTGCTGGAGCTGCTGCGCCAGGGCATCACCAGCACCCATCCCCTCCATGGCGCGCAGGTGAAGAAAGCGGTGGAGGCCCTGCTCGCGCTGATGCCGTCGCTGGACAAGGCCTCCGACGTGGCCGAGCTGGCCCTGGGCGTGGCGTGGCTCGTGTCCGCGGGCCCGCGGACCCGGGGACGCATCTCCCAGGCCGCCAAGCCCCTGGCCGGACTCCCCGCCCGGCTGGAGAACGAGAACGAGTTGCGCCAGCACGTGGACGCCCTCGCCCGCAGGTGA
- a CDS encoding YkvA family protein, whose product MNVSGLRVLGTRFFRYVRDPRVPRWRRFAGLFAVAYFLFPLDVVPDFLPLVGWLDDLGVLSAAAWFMMREMERYQPGPSGWPTPLTGPSAERTPLRGG is encoded by the coding sequence ATGAATGTCTCCGGTCTTCGAGTTCTCGGAACGCGGTTCTTCCGTTACGTGCGAGACCCCCGGGTCCCGCGCTGGCGGCGGTTCGCGGGCCTGTTCGCCGTGGCCTATTTCCTCTTCCCGCTGGACGTGGTGCCGGACTTCCTGCCCTTGGTGGGTTGGTTGGACGACCTGGGCGTGTTGTCCGCGGCGGCCTGGTTCATGATGCGCGAGATGGAGCGCTACCAGCCGGGGCCCTCGGGATGGCCGACGCCGCTCACCGGCCCCTCGGCCGAGAGGACCCCGCTGCGCGGCGGCTGA
- the gyrA gene encoding DNA gyrase subunit A, with protein MADDTTDKPATPPAPPPGSVGELIPVNIEDEMRRSYLDYSMSVIVGRALPDVRDGLKPVHRRVLYAMNDLGNLHNRAYKKSARVVGDVIGKYHPHGDASVYEAMVRLAQEWSLRYLLVDGQGNFGSVDGDSPAAMRYTEVRMERLAEEMLADIEKETVDFGPNYDDSLLEPLVLPTKFPNLLVNGSTGIAVGMTTNIPPHNMGEVLDGTLHLIDHPDCTVRDLMQFIPGPDFPTAGIITGREGILRAYETGRGQITVRARTEIETSKKGDRESIIVTELPYQVNKARLIEKMADLVRDKKLEGISDLRDESDRQGMRIVIELKRDAMSAVVLNNLFASTPMETTFGAVMLAIDAGQPRTLTLKELLDRFISHRRDVVTRRSRYELRKARARRHIVEGLLVAQDLIDLVVSLIRASRDPDEARWGLMHILSPSLYEHERFQNLQRIDYEKAKAQMALLESRARAEEPNYSGLEHRYEGAGFSEDQAKNILEMRLQRLTGLQREELFRELIDLVREIARLEDILAHESSLLNVIKGELRELRERYADKRRTELAGAAEEITNEDLIAEETMVVTLSHTGYVKRSPLSEYRAQKRGGRGKTGATTKEDDFVTDLFVASTHAFLMPISNKGRLYSLKVHELPLAGRTSRGKAIINLVQFGEGERLAQVLVTREFGENQFVFFVTKRGVVKRTDLSSFANVRSSGIIALGIDEGDELVAVKITDGSKDILLSTATGMSIRFPEQEVRSMGRQAYGVKGITLEEGDEVVGADVVEKDTTILTVTENGYGKRTQETEYRQQGRGGKGIIDIKTTERNGKVVGLVPVTDKTEVMLVTNGGMLIRMKAKEISVIGRNTQGVRLIALESAEEKVTGISILPESEQSEDEVEAAEPAAAGPAETPEAAEPAAPETPGSSAPESEPS; from the coding sequence ATGGCCGACGACACCACCGACAAGCCGGCAACGCCCCCCGCGCCTCCTCCGGGCAGTGTGGGGGAACTCATCCCCGTCAACATCGAAGACGAGATGCGCCGCTCATATCTCGACTACTCGATGTCCGTCATCGTCGGGCGCGCCCTGCCCGACGTGCGTGACGGCCTCAAACCCGTGCATCGCCGCGTCCTCTACGCGATGAACGACCTGGGCAACCTCCACAACCGCGCCTACAAGAAGAGCGCGCGCGTGGTGGGTGACGTCATCGGTAAGTACCACCCCCACGGCGATGCCTCCGTCTACGAGGCCATGGTGCGGCTCGCGCAGGAGTGGTCCCTGCGCTACCTGCTCGTGGACGGCCAGGGCAACTTCGGCTCGGTGGACGGCGACTCCCCCGCGGCCATGCGCTACACGGAAGTGCGCATGGAGCGGCTGGCCGAGGAGATGCTGGCCGACATCGAGAAGGAGACCGTCGACTTCGGTCCCAACTACGACGACTCGCTGCTCGAGCCGCTCGTGCTCCCCACCAAGTTCCCCAACCTGCTCGTCAACGGCAGCACGGGCATCGCCGTGGGCATGACCACCAACATCCCGCCCCACAACATGGGCGAGGTGCTCGATGGCACGCTGCACCTCATCGACCATCCGGATTGCACCGTCCGCGACCTGATGCAGTTCATCCCCGGGCCGGATTTCCCCACCGCCGGCATCATCACCGGCCGCGAGGGGATTCTGCGCGCCTACGAGACGGGCCGCGGGCAGATCACCGTCCGCGCGCGCACGGAGATCGAGACCTCCAAGAAGGGCGACCGCGAGAGCATCATCGTCACGGAACTCCCCTACCAGGTGAACAAGGCGCGGCTCATCGAGAAGATGGCCGACCTGGTGCGCGACAAGAAGCTCGAGGGCATCAGCGACCTGCGCGACGAGAGCGACCGGCAGGGCATGCGCATCGTCATCGAGCTCAAGCGCGATGCCATGAGCGCCGTGGTGCTCAACAACCTGTTCGCCAGCACGCCCATGGAGACCACGTTCGGCGCGGTGATGCTCGCCATCGACGCGGGCCAGCCGCGCACGCTCACGCTCAAGGAGCTGCTCGACCGCTTCATCTCGCACCGCCGCGACGTGGTGACGCGCCGCAGCCGCTACGAGCTGCGCAAGGCGCGCGCCCGCCGCCACATCGTCGAGGGCTTGCTCGTCGCGCAGGATCTCATCGACCTGGTGGTGAGCCTGATTCGCGCCTCGCGCGACCCGGACGAGGCGCGCTGGGGCCTCATGCACATCCTCTCGCCCTCGCTCTACGAGCACGAGCGCTTCCAGAATCTCCAGCGCATCGACTACGAGAAGGCCAAGGCGCAGATGGCGCTGCTCGAGTCGCGCGCGCGCGCCGAGGAGCCCAACTACTCGGGCCTGGAGCACCGCTACGAGGGCGCGGGCTTCAGCGAGGATCAGGCCAAGAACATCCTGGAGATGCGTCTGCAGCGCCTCACCGGCCTGCAGCGCGAGGAGCTGTTCCGCGAGCTCATCGACCTGGTGCGGGAGATCGCCCGTCTGGAGGACATCCTCGCCCACGAGTCCAGCCTGCTCAACGTCATCAAGGGCGAGCTGCGCGAGCTGCGCGAGCGCTACGCCGACAAGCGCCGCACGGAGCTCGCCGGCGCGGCGGAGGAGATCACCAACGAGGACCTCATCGCCGAGGAGACCATGGTGGTGACGCTCTCGCACACGGGCTACGTGAAGCGCTCGCCCTTGAGCGAGTACCGGGCGCAGAAGCGCGGAGGCCGCGGCAAGACGGGGGCGACGACGAAGGAGGACGACTTCGTCACGGACCTCTTCGTGGCGAGCACCCACGCCTTCCTCATGCCCATCAGCAACAAGGGCCGGCTCTACTCGCTCAAGGTGCACGAGCTGCCGCTCGCGGGCCGCACGTCGCGTGGCAAGGCCATCATCAACCTGGTGCAGTTCGGCGAGGGCGAGCGGCTGGCCCAGGTGTTGGTGACGCGCGAGTTCGGCGAGAACCAGTTCGTCTTCTTCGTGACGAAGCGGGGCGTGGTGAAGCGCACGGACCTGTCGTCGTTCGCCAACGTGCGGTCCAGCGGCATCATCGCGCTGGGCATCGACGAGGGGGATGAGCTGGTCGCGGTGAAGATCACCGACGGCTCCAAGGACATCCTCCTGTCCACCGCCACCGGCATGAGCATCCGCTTCCCCGAGCAGGAGGTGCGCTCCATGGGCCGCCAGGCCTACGGCGTGAAGGGAATCACGCTGGAGGAGGGCGACGAGGTGGTGGGCGCCGACGTGGTGGAGAAGGACACCACCATCCTCACGGTGACGGAGAACGGCTACGGCAAGCGGACCCAGGAGACCGAGTACCGGCAGCAGGGCCGTGGCGGCAAGGGCATCATCGACATCAAGACCACCGAGCGGAATGGCAAGGTGGTGGGCCTGGTCCCGGTGACGGACAAGACCGAGGTGATGCTGGTGACCAACGGCGGCATGCTCATTCGCATGAAGGCGAAGGAGATTTCCGTCATTGGCCGCAACACGCAGGGCGTGCGGCTCATCGCGCTGGAGAGCGCCGAGGAGAAGGTGACGGGCATCTCCATCCTGCCCGAGTCGGAGCAGAGCGAGGACGAGGTGGAAGCGGCCGAGCCAGCGGCCGCTGGGCCCGCCGAGACGCCCGAGGCCGCCGAGCCCGCCGCTCCCGAGACGCCTGGTTCCTCCGCGCCGGAGTCCGAGCCGAGCTGA